One window of Novipirellula aureliae genomic DNA carries:
- a CDS encoding futalosine hydrolase, whose protein sequence is MRNLILIPSELEYRILDPLLVEPVSRSLDRTERCGFGLIAAAARTAQLIAEHDPQQVILAGIAGTLASECAIGSAYRFGQVACDGIGIGIGRDHQSAGDAGWNHYHDDDTGVWIADRITFATDTNRQLLSVAAASSSLEESHYRSTRHSAAVAEDMEGFAVAAACQIAGKPLEIFRGISNQAGNRDHSMWQIEAALHSVAAMLLEHLR, encoded by the coding sequence TTGCGTAACCTCATCTTGATTCCCAGTGAGCTCGAGTATCGAATCCTTGATCCGCTACTCGTCGAACCCGTTTCCCGATCACTCGATCGGACGGAGCGGTGTGGGTTTGGGCTTATCGCGGCAGCGGCTCGAACGGCTCAGCTAATCGCTGAACATGATCCCCAACAAGTGATCTTAGCTGGTATCGCAGGAACCTTGGCGAGCGAATGCGCGATCGGATCAGCCTATCGATTCGGGCAAGTGGCTTGCGACGGAATCGGCATTGGAATCGGACGCGATCATCAATCGGCGGGTGACGCAGGATGGAACCACTATCACGACGACGACACAGGCGTATGGATTGCCGACCGCATCACATTCGCTACCGACACAAATCGGCAACTGTTGAGTGTCGCAGCGGCCTCAAGTTCACTCGAAGAATCTCATTACCGATCGACCCGTCACTCAGCTGCGGTCGCTGAGGATATGGAAGGGTTTGCGGTTGCCGCGGCCTGCCAGATTGCGGGTAAGCCACTGGAGATCTTTCGCGGAATATCAAACCAAGCCGGTAACCGCGACCATTCCATGTGGCAAATCGAAGCGGCCCTTCATTCGGTGGCGGCAATGCTGCTAGAACACCTCCGGTAG
- a CDS encoding ferrochelatase, which translates to MQSPDPAYDSFMLVSFGGPEGPDDVIPFLENVLRGKPVPHERMLEVAEHYQAFGGVSPINEQNRQLLAAIKEEFKANGVDLPVYWGNRNWDPYFADTLRQMRDDGCKRTLAFFTSMFSCNSGCRQYRENLIEAQAEVGKDSPVVEKLRMGFNHPLFIETMSDNVKAAARLIDTDLNSATVMFTAHSVPMLMADNSDYVKQLTETCRLVAGMAGIENWSLVYQSRSGPPHQPWLEPDVCDSIEAASENQSIESLIVVPIGFVSDHMEVVYDLDHEAADLCKAKNIKMARAATAGVSPKFIKMIRLLVEERLHGDRERAALGELGPGHDVCPVDCCLYNPVRPPSEG; encoded by the coding sequence ATGCAATCCCCTGACCCTGCCTACGATTCATTCATGCTTGTTTCCTTCGGCGGCCCAGAAGGCCCCGATGATGTGATCCCCTTCTTGGAAAACGTTCTGCGTGGAAAACCGGTTCCACACGAGCGGATGTTGGAGGTTGCAGAGCACTACCAGGCGTTTGGTGGCGTCAGCCCGATTAACGAACAAAACCGCCAACTGCTAGCGGCGATCAAGGAGGAATTCAAAGCGAACGGGGTCGATTTGCCCGTCTATTGGGGGAACCGGAACTGGGACCCCTACTTCGCCGATACGCTTCGCCAAATGCGTGACGATGGATGCAAGCGAACATTGGCATTTTTCACCAGCATGTTCAGCTGCAACAGTGGATGCCGCCAGTACCGCGAAAATCTGATCGAGGCCCAAGCGGAAGTCGGCAAGGACTCCCCCGTGGTCGAAAAACTACGGATGGGGTTTAATCACCCGCTGTTCATCGAAACGATGTCAGACAATGTCAAAGCCGCCGCAAGGTTGATTGATACCGACCTGAATTCCGCAACGGTGATGTTCACTGCCCACAGCGTCCCGATGTTGATGGCCGATAATTCCGATTATGTCAAACAGCTTACCGAGACTTGCCGATTGGTAGCCGGGATGGCTGGCATCGAGAACTGGTCCCTTGTCTACCAAAGCCGTTCGGGACCACCTCATCAACCTTGGCTCGAGCCAGATGTTTGCGATTCCATTGAGGCCGCCAGCGAAAATCAGTCGATTGAATCACTGATTGTCGTGCCGATCGGCTTTGTCAGCGATCACATGGAGGTCGTCTACGATCTCGACCATGAAGCAGCCGACCTTTGCAAAGCCAAGAATATCAAAATGGCGCGAGCGGCTACGGCCGGCGTATCGCCAAAGTTCATTAAGATGATTCGCTTATTGGTCGAAGAACGGTTGCATGGCGACCGCGAGCGAGCGGCACTCGGCGAACTCGGGCCGGGACATGACGTATGTCCAGTGGATTGTTGCTTGTACAATCCAGTGCGGCCCCCATCCGAGGGTTGA
- the tsaD gene encoding tRNA (adenosine(37)-N6)-threonylcarbamoyltransferase complex transferase subunit TsaD, giving the protein MPILTIESTCDETAAAVIGDDCQVLGECIATQEALHERFGGVVPEIAARAHLERILPVVDTAISESGVSPSELDAIAVADRPGLAGSLLVGVIAAKTLAIAWQKPLVAINHLHAHLYACQLSALQSSDRQSPGHSGSIYPCIGLVVSGGHTSLYHCTSPLDLDYLGGTIDDAAGEAFDKVAAMLSLGFPGGPAVSQMAAQGNRHAYSFPRSMIHEEHFNFSFSGLKTAVRYAIVGPGQQDFSRLELSDTVKADVCASFEAAVVDVIVRKCRRAVKQYACDQLIVGGGVAANLYLRERLQEAASEDRFRLSVAPPDLCTDNAVMGAIALEKIRRGEFASLSLDITPGLQRGF; this is encoded by the coding sequence TTGCCCATTCTAACAATCGAATCGACTTGCGACGAAACCGCTGCAGCGGTGATCGGTGATGACTGCCAAGTGCTCGGCGAGTGCATTGCGACCCAAGAAGCGTTGCACGAGCGATTCGGAGGCGTTGTCCCCGAGATTGCCGCCCGCGCTCATTTGGAGCGGATCCTGCCGGTTGTCGATACGGCCATTTCTGAATCGGGCGTGTCACCCTCGGAATTGGATGCGATTGCCGTTGCCGATCGCCCCGGTTTGGCAGGTTCGCTGCTCGTCGGGGTGATCGCCGCCAAGACACTGGCGATCGCTTGGCAAAAACCGCTCGTTGCGATCAATCACTTGCACGCTCACTTGTATGCCTGCCAATTAAGTGCCCTGCAATCATCCGACCGACAATCACCTGGACATTCCGGTTCGATCTACCCCTGTATCGGCTTGGTCGTCAGCGGCGGCCATACGTCGCTGTATCATTGCACCAGCCCCCTCGATCTAGACTACCTTGGGGGCACGATTGATGACGCCGCAGGCGAGGCGTTTGATAAAGTCGCAGCGATGTTGAGCCTCGGCTTCCCGGGCGGTCCGGCGGTTTCCCAAATGGCAGCCCAGGGCAACCGTCATGCCTACTCCTTTCCTCGATCGATGATCCACGAGGAGCATTTCAATTTCAGCTTCAGTGGATTGAAGACTGCGGTACGCTACGCGATCGTCGGGCCAGGACAACAAGATTTTTCCAGGCTCGAGCTTAGCGACACGGTGAAGGCGGACGTGTGTGCATCCTTCGAAGCAGCCGTGGTCGATGTGATTGTGCGGAAATGCAGGCGTGCGGTCAAACAGTACGCATGTGATCAATTGATCGTGGGCGGCGGGGTCGCAGCGAACCTGTATTTGCGTGAACGTTTGCAAGAGGCTGCGTCAGAAGATCGGTTTCGTCTTTCGGTTGCACCACCCGATTTGTGTACCGACAATGCGGTGATGGGCGCGATTGCACTAGAGAAAATTCGCCGTGGTGAATTTGCATCGCTCAGCCTCGATATCACGCCTGGACTTCAACGAGGGTTTTAA
- a CDS encoding glycine--tRNA ligase codes for MDKIVSLCKRRGFLFQSSEIYGGIQGFWDYGPLGVELKRNLKDAWWHDMIGGHNELVVPESAPGAFEMVGLDCTIIMHPQVWKVSGHYDLFHDHMVDCRESKKRYRFDQVRGRYVTYADRDQTIFVTTLADIETELDEVRRRGMKFFKLRNKDADKITIGDESITIDKLDSTKEVLAPDAKNLDTLTEPREFNLMFKTTLGALGGDEDTTFLRPETAQGIFVNFKNVVDSSRVKLPFGIGQVGKSFRNEITPRNFTFRSREFEQMEIEFFCHPDQSQQWYRYWRDRRLDWYTNLGLSSESLIMREHHQEELAHYSVGTADIEYAFPFLPEGEYGELEGIAHRGDFDLRSHMEGKLNPATQPMQVELGENGKPKYRGSGRDMSYRDEATNEKYIPHVIEPSAGADRAVLAFLCEAFTEDEAPDENGKMQTRTVMKLHPRLAPIKAAVFPLVKKDGMPEIAQEIYGELKKHMNVFYDEKGAVGRRYRRQDEAGTPFCITVDTNSLEDKTVTIRDRDTLEQWRVKIDDVVSDLSSRIMA; via the coding sequence ATGGATAAAATTGTATCGTTGTGCAAACGACGAGGATTCTTGTTTCAATCAAGCGAAATCTACGGTGGTATTCAGGGTTTTTGGGATTACGGCCCGTTGGGTGTTGAGCTGAAGCGCAATTTAAAAGACGCTTGGTGGCACGATATGATTGGCGGGCACAATGAGTTGGTTGTCCCCGAATCTGCGCCAGGTGCCTTTGAAATGGTCGGTCTCGACTGCACGATCATCATGCATCCGCAAGTTTGGAAAGTCAGCGGCCATTACGACCTCTTTCACGACCACATGGTCGATTGTCGCGAAAGCAAGAAGCGGTACCGCTTCGATCAAGTTCGCGGGCGATATGTAACGTATGCCGATCGTGATCAAACCATTTTTGTCACGACGCTTGCTGATATCGAAACGGAGCTCGATGAGGTTCGTCGCCGCGGCATGAAATTCTTCAAACTACGGAACAAAGACGCTGATAAAATCACGATTGGCGATGAGTCGATCACAATCGACAAGCTCGATTCGACAAAAGAGGTTTTGGCGCCCGATGCAAAGAACCTTGACACGTTGACCGAGCCGCGTGAATTCAACTTAATGTTTAAGACGACGCTCGGGGCTTTGGGGGGCGACGAGGACACGACGTTTTTACGTCCTGAAACCGCGCAGGGGATTTTTGTCAATTTCAAAAATGTGGTTGACAGCAGTCGTGTGAAATTGCCGTTTGGTATTGGCCAAGTCGGAAAAAGCTTCCGCAACGAGATCACTCCACGGAACTTCACGTTCCGATCGCGTGAGTTCGAGCAGATGGAAATCGAATTCTTTTGCCATCCGGATCAATCCCAACAATGGTATCGATATTGGCGTGATCGCAGGTTGGATTGGTACACGAATCTTGGGCTATCGAGCGAGTCGCTGATCATGCGCGAGCATCATCAGGAGGAATTGGCTCACTACAGTGTCGGGACGGCGGACATTGAATATGCGTTTCCATTTTTGCCCGAAGGCGAATATGGCGAGCTTGAGGGGATCGCCCACCGAGGCGACTTTGATCTCCGCAGCCACATGGAAGGCAAACTCAATCCCGCGACCCAGCCGATGCAGGTCGAGCTTGGGGAAAATGGCAAGCCAAAGTATCGCGGCAGCGGTCGCGACATGAGCTACCGTGACGAGGCGACCAACGAAAAGTATATCCCACATGTCATCGAACCCTCTGCGGGGGCTGACCGGGCAGTCTTGGCGTTTCTTTGTGAAGCGTTTACCGAAGACGAAGCTCCCGATGAGAACGGTAAAATGCAAACGCGGACGGTGATGAAGCTGCATCCACGCCTTGCTCCGATCAAAGCGGCTGTCTTCCCGCTGGTCAAGAAGGACGGGATGCCCGAAATTGCTCAAGAAATCTACGGCGAGCTCAAGAAGCACATGAACGTCTTTTACGACGAAAAGGGAGCCGTCGGACGCCGTTATCGTCGCCAAGACGAAGCGGGAACTCCGTTTTGCATTACCGTCGACACCAATTCGTTGGAGGACAAGACGGTTACCATTCGTGACCGTGACACGCTCGAGCAATGGCGAGTCAAGATCGACGACGTCGTCAGCGATCTCTCCAGCCGGATCATGGCATGA
- the hemB gene encoding porphobilinogen synthase, translating to MNPLSRGPFPATRMRRVRRVEWSRRMVAEHRLSTNDLIWPVFVFDGNGRTPIPSMPGVDRLGGDQIESMAEMAVSLGIPAIALFPATPSELKTEDAAEAINPGNLICRSVRKVKEAVGDSLGVICDVALDPYSSTGHDGLIRDNYVVNDETVEVLAKQAIVQAEAGCDIIAPSDMMDGRIGVIRDALDRANFSHVQIMSYAAKYASAFYGPFRDAVGSSGNLGGASKSTYQQAPSQSDEALHEVALDLAEGADSVMVKPGMPYLDIIQRVKTTFGVPTFAYQVSGEYAMLAAASEQGWLDRERVVMESLLGFKRAGADGILTYFAPDAAKWLGQ from the coding sequence ATGAATCCATTATCCCGTGGCCCGTTTCCCGCGACACGAATGCGGCGCGTCCGCCGAGTTGAATGGTCGCGGCGAATGGTGGCCGAACATCGCTTGAGTACCAATGACTTGATTTGGCCTGTCTTCGTTTTCGATGGCAACGGACGCACGCCGATCCCCAGTATGCCAGGTGTCGATCGGCTAGGAGGTGACCAAATCGAATCGATGGCGGAAATGGCCGTTAGCCTTGGTATCCCGGCGATCGCCTTGTTCCCTGCGACACCGTCTGAACTGAAAACAGAGGATGCCGCGGAAGCGATCAATCCTGGAAACTTGATTTGTCGAAGTGTCCGCAAAGTCAAGGAAGCGGTTGGCGATTCGCTCGGCGTCATATGCGATGTCGCCCTCGATCCTTATAGCAGCACCGGACATGATGGTTTGATACGTGATAACTATGTCGTTAACGATGAAACCGTCGAGGTATTGGCCAAGCAAGCGATCGTGCAAGCGGAAGCCGGATGTGACATTATCGCTCCGAGCGACATGATGGATGGGCGCATTGGCGTGATTCGCGATGCTCTCGACCGTGCCAATTTCAGTCATGTCCAAATCATGTCGTACGCGGCGAAATACGCCAGTGCATTTTATGGACCCTTTCGTGACGCAGTCGGTTCGTCGGGGAACCTTGGCGGTGCTTCGAAGAGTACCTATCAACAAGCTCCGAGCCAAAGTGACGAAGCGCTTCACGAAGTGGCTCTCGATTTGGCGGAGGGAGCCGACAGTGTGATGGTCAAACCGGGGATGCCATACCTCGATATCATCCAGCGGGTGAAGACGACGTTCGGTGTGCCCACATTCGCCTATCAAGTCAGCGGCGAGTACGCGATGCTGGCTGCTGCATCGGAGCAAGGTTGGCTCGACCGCGAACGCGTGGTGATGGAAAGTCTGCTGGGATTCAAGCGTGCTGGGGCGGATGGAATCCTCACCTATTTTGCTCCCGACGCGGCGAAGTGGTTAGGGCAATAG
- the guaB gene encoding IMP dehydrogenase, translating into MDNKIETLGVTFDDVLLLPRYSEVVPNEVDVTSNLTNRITLQIPLLSSPMDTVTESEMAIALAKEGGIGIVHKNLSPKAQTQQVLKVKRSANGIIVDPVTLPPEEKVGRAAELMDQANVSGIPIVQPDRTLAGILTRRDLRFLEDPNLPVSEVMTRENLVTAVGNVTLEEAEKILTAKRIEKLLLIDEDRRLTGLITIRDIDMMKRFPRACKDPQGRLRVGAAIGVGDFDRAESLIRQGVDLLVVDSAHGHSKNVIETVREIKHQKGWDIDVVAGNVATGEATRELIEAGADAVKVGIGPGSICTTRVISGVGVPQITAILEAVKVAQDRNIPIIADGGIRFSGDITKAIAAGASTVMIGSLFAGLTESPGKLILYQGRTFKSYRGMGSVGAMGEGSSDRYRQKGTPTDKLVPEGVEGRVPFKGPLSDYVYQLVGGLRAGMGYVGTRTIEELRRDARFIRVSAATVRENHPHDIAITQESPNYSPDVPSGETL; encoded by the coding sequence ATGGACAACAAAATTGAAACGCTCGGCGTCACGTTTGATGACGTCCTCCTGCTGCCGCGTTACAGCGAGGTTGTTCCCAACGAGGTCGATGTGACGTCCAATTTGACCAATCGCATCACACTGCAAATCCCCCTGCTTTCCTCGCCGATGGACACGGTCACCGAATCGGAGATGGCAATCGCGCTAGCAAAAGAGGGCGGAATTGGAATTGTTCATAAAAATTTATCGCCCAAGGCTCAGACGCAGCAGGTATTGAAAGTCAAGCGTTCGGCGAACGGCATTATCGTCGATCCGGTGACTTTGCCACCCGAGGAAAAAGTGGGCCGGGCTGCGGAATTAATGGACCAGGCCAACGTTTCGGGCATACCGATTGTCCAGCCTGACCGCACCTTAGCTGGGATCCTGACCCGCCGCGACCTGCGGTTCCTAGAGGACCCAAATCTCCCAGTTTCCGAGGTAATGACTCGCGAGAACTTAGTGACGGCGGTAGGAAATGTGACGCTTGAGGAAGCTGAGAAGATTTTAACGGCAAAAAGGATCGAGAAACTTCTCCTGATTGACGAAGATAGAAGACTGACGGGGTTAATAACGATTCGTGACATCGACATGATGAAACGATTTCCTCGTGCTTGCAAAGACCCGCAGGGTCGATTGCGAGTCGGAGCGGCCATCGGAGTTGGCGATTTTGATCGAGCGGAAAGCTTGATTCGTCAAGGCGTCGATTTGTTGGTTGTCGATTCGGCTCACGGGCACAGCAAGAATGTGATCGAAACCGTCCGAGAGATTAAGCATCAGAAAGGTTGGGACATTGACGTCGTGGCAGGGAATGTGGCCACGGGCGAAGCGACTCGCGAATTGATTGAAGCGGGTGCGGATGCAGTGAAAGTTGGCATCGGCCCTGGTTCGATTTGCACGACACGAGTCATTAGTGGCGTCGGCGTTCCACAGATAACAGCGATTTTGGAAGCGGTGAAAGTCGCCCAAGATCGAAACATTCCTATCATCGCAGACGGCGGCATTCGCTTCAGCGGTGATATTACCAAGGCGATCGCAGCGGGGGCGAGCACGGTGATGATCGGCAGTTTGTTTGCCGGTTTGACCGAAAGCCCTGGAAAGCTGATTTTGTACCAAGGCAGGACGTTCAAGTCGTACCGCGGTATGGGATCGGTCGGGGCGATGGGAGAAGGAAGTAGTGATCGGTATCGGCAAAAAGGCACCCCAACGGACAAGCTTGTCCCCGAAGGTGTCGAAGGCCGCGTGCCGTTCAAAGGTCCACTTAGCGATTACGTCTACCAGTTGGTCGGCGGATTGCGAGCGGGCATGGGTTACGTTGGAACACGGACGATTGAAGAGCTACGTCGGGACGCCCGTTTCATACGCGTTTCGGCTGCCACGGTTAGGGAGAACCATCCGCATGACATTGCGATCACTCAAGAGTCACCGAATTACAGTCCCGATGTACCATCGGGCGAAACGCTTTAG
- the rpmA gene encoding 50S ribosomal protein L27: MAHKKGQGSSRNGRDSNAQRRGVKKFGGEAVRAGNILIRQVGTKWHPGKGVGQGNDYTLYALVDGKVMFDREGRRINVVSA, translated from the coding sequence ATGGCACATAAAAAAGGGCAAGGTTCGAGCCGTAATGGTCGCGATTCGAATGCACAACGCCGAGGCGTGAAGAAATTTGGTGGCGAAGCCGTTCGTGCTGGCAACATTCTCATCCGCCAGGTTGGCACTAAGTGGCACCCCGGAAAGGGGGTGGGTCAAGGCAACGACTACACCCTTTACGCACTCGTTGATGGCAAAGTCATGTTCGACCGCGAAGGGCGACGGATTAACGTCGTTTCAGCGTAA
- the cobA gene encoding uroporphyrinogen-III C-methyltransferase: protein MNGNKRNEDGKVYLIGAGPGAPGLITLRGAELLSGSDVVLYDGLSSVELLKHAPNAEHICVGKHGQQRIWHQDEIIEEMLRHARVGRRVARLKGGDPAVFARTAEEVDALSAAKIPYEIVPGITAALAAGSYAGIPITHRKLASAVALVTGHEEPGKTKSALDWDALACFPGTLVIYMGVTTAKIWTDSLIKAGKPSDTPVAIVRRCSYPDQQTFRCRLDEVADRMTPASKIRPPVIVIIGPVAELADTPNWLEQQPLYGKTILVSRPADQAETMAASLRDLGANVLIQPAIEIAPLAECRDLDQAIIDLPKQDFVVFSSQNGVRFFLQRLLQMGFDMRRLGNCTIACVGKQTEQALREFSLQSDITPPDFRAESLADALADSVGGKRTLLIRASRGRDLLKERLKQDGAIVDETIAYSHSDVTNPDPDILEMANEGQIDWITIASSATAESLHRMLGPAMKRSKLASLSPITSAALRRLGYQVDAEADPYTIDQLIKAVREHPST, encoded by the coding sequence ATGAATGGTAATAAAAGGAACGAAGACGGAAAAGTCTACCTGATTGGCGCTGGCCCCGGCGCTCCAGGGCTGATCACGTTGCGTGGCGCCGAGCTTCTTAGCGGCAGTGACGTGGTGCTGTATGACGGGTTAAGCAGCGTTGAGCTACTGAAACACGCCCCCAATGCAGAGCATATTTGCGTTGGCAAGCATGGGCAACAAAGGATTTGGCACCAAGATGAGATCATTGAAGAAATGCTCCGCCACGCTCGCGTTGGCAGGCGGGTTGCTCGGTTAAAAGGTGGCGATCCAGCGGTTTTTGCTCGCACTGCGGAAGAGGTCGACGCGCTTTCTGCAGCAAAAATCCCCTACGAGATCGTTCCAGGCATCACGGCGGCGTTGGCGGCAGGCTCCTACGCGGGCATTCCGATCACCCATCGAAAGCTCGCTTCGGCGGTCGCTTTGGTGACAGGACACGAAGAGCCCGGCAAAACGAAATCGGCGCTTGATTGGGACGCCTTGGCTTGTTTTCCTGGAACTCTTGTCATCTATATGGGGGTTACGACGGCGAAAATCTGGACCGATTCGCTGATCAAAGCAGGCAAACCGTCCGACACGCCCGTGGCAATCGTCCGACGCTGCAGCTATCCAGACCAGCAGACTTTTCGATGTCGGCTCGACGAAGTAGCCGATCGGATGACCCCAGCTTCGAAAATCCGCCCCCCTGTTATCGTCATCATTGGACCGGTTGCCGAACTGGCCGATACTCCGAATTGGTTGGAGCAACAGCCTCTCTACGGGAAAACGATCCTGGTTTCACGGCCTGCCGATCAGGCTGAAACGATGGCGGCTTCGCTACGAGATCTGGGTGCAAACGTACTCATTCAGCCTGCGATTGAAATTGCCCCGTTGGCCGAATGCCGCGACTTGGACCAGGCGATTATCGACCTGCCCAAGCAAGACTTCGTCGTTTTTAGTAGCCAAAATGGTGTTCGCTTCTTTCTGCAGCGACTTCTTCAAATGGGCTTCGACATGCGAAGGCTTGGTAACTGCACGATCGCATGTGTAGGAAAACAAACCGAACAGGCGCTCAGAGAGTTTTCGCTCCAGTCGGATATCACGCCCCCTGATTTCCGCGCAGAATCGTTGGCAGATGCTTTGGCGGATTCGGTCGGCGGAAAACGGACGCTGTTGATCCGTGCCAGCCGCGGGAGGGATCTGCTCAAAGAGCGGCTCAAGCAGGACGGAGCGATCGTTGACGAAACGATTGCCTATTCCCATTCGGACGTCACCAATCCCGATCCGGACATTCTCGAAATGGCCAACGAGGGGCAAATCGATTGGATAACGATTGCTAGCAGTGCCACGGCGGAGAGTTTGCATCGCATGCTCGGGCCCGCGATGAAACGGAGCAAGCTAGCGAGTTTAAGCCCGATTACGTCAGCGGCACTGCGACGGCTGGGCTATCAAGTCGATGCGGAAGCCGATCCCTATACGATTGACCAATTGATCAAGGCGGTTCGGGAGCATCCATCGACATGA
- the rpsT gene encoding 30S ribosomal protein S20, protein MPNTQSAKKRLRQSEKLRLRNRATRSNMRSTLRNVREAVKEGDTDKMQAAFRLAVKKLDKAASKNIIHRNAAARTKSRLSKLVKAAGCKA, encoded by the coding sequence ATGCCAAATACCCAAAGTGCCAAGAAACGTCTGCGTCAAAGTGAAAAGTTACGTCTACGCAACCGAGCAACGCGAAGCAACATGCGTTCAACACTGCGTAACGTTCGCGAAGCAGTCAAGGAAGGCGATACCGATAAAATGCAAGCGGCATTTCGTTTGGCAGTCAAGAAACTAGACAAAGCAGCCAGCAAAAACATCATTCATCGCAACGCAGCCGCACGGACCAAGAGCCGTTTGAGCAAATTGGTCAAAGCCGCAGGCTGCAAAGCCTAA
- a CDS encoding 1,4-dihydroxy-6-naphthoate synthase — MKSNPCKIQLAISTCPNDTFAFHALMHRLVSWRGLDFEVRLLDIQELNEGLFRGEFDVAKTSFHAALLLADQTVVLPSGSALGFGVGPLLLSASADNTKPPSCERSAADKQVVLCPGEQTTATLLFKIFHGGTAEIQHGVFSDIMPKLLRGEADYGVCIHEGRFTWQQQGLGLVEDLGVLWEAKTHAPLPLGGMVARRTLPFDVLSRIQQVIQSSIEYARQTPESALPTMREYAQEFDDCVLMQHVDLYVNDWTIDLGAEGRLALDELSRRAAQAGVIASRKIEVFKPA, encoded by the coding sequence ATGAAATCAAATCCTTGCAAGATCCAACTCGCGATTTCAACTTGCCCCAATGACACGTTCGCTTTCCATGCTCTGATGCATCGACTTGTAAGCTGGCGAGGTCTCGATTTTGAAGTTCGGTTGCTCGACATTCAAGAGTTAAACGAAGGCTTGTTTCGTGGCGAGTTCGATGTTGCCAAGACCAGTTTCCACGCGGCGCTGTTGTTGGCGGACCAAACCGTTGTGCTGCCCAGCGGATCAGCGCTGGGTTTCGGAGTCGGTCCATTGCTACTTTCTGCATCAGCGGACAATACCAAGCCGCCGAGCTGTGAGCGCTCGGCCGCAGACAAGCAGGTTGTTTTATGTCCAGGCGAACAGACAACAGCGACGCTATTGTTCAAAATTTTCCATGGCGGTACGGCGGAAATTCAGCACGGTGTGTTTTCGGATATCATGCCGAAACTACTTCGTGGCGAGGCCGACTATGGAGTCTGTATTCACGAAGGCCGCTTTACCTGGCAGCAACAAGGACTTGGACTTGTCGAAGATCTCGGCGTCCTTTGGGAAGCCAAGACCCATGCTCCGCTGCCGCTCGGTGGCATGGTCGCTCGCAGGACACTTCCCTTCGACGTGCTTTCAAGAATACAGCAGGTAATTCAATCGTCGATTGAATACGCGCGTCAAACACCGGAGTCAGCGTTGCCGACGATGCGAGAGTACGCTCAAGAGTTTGACGATTGCGTACTGATGCAGCACGTTGATCTTTATGTCAACGATTGGACAATCGATCTCGGGGCGGAAGGGCGATTAGCGCTCGATGAATTGTCGCGGCGAGCGGCACAAGCGGGAGTCATCGCGTCTCGAAAGATCGAGGTTTTTAAGCCAGCGTAG